A window of Branchiostoma floridae strain S238N-H82 chromosome 9, Bfl_VNyyK, whole genome shotgun sequence genomic DNA:
TTTAACAAAGTACAAATTTGTATTCAACTCACTAAAATATCACTATCGTTGAAATAGTATTGATTTTATGAGTACATATATCGTAAAATAATAGTGCAGCGCTTCTTCAATGTCTACTGTTTACCGTGGTTTGTTCTTACCAAAGTTCATGCGGTCAACATTTAGGTTACTCCTGGCGAAATAAGCACGCAGCAGTGCATATAATCAAGGTGAGTTAGACCTCCTCTGTTTCCTTCTCTACTTAAAACATGCTGGTTAAGGCATGTATATATTCTGCTCCATTAGATAATGATATAAACTCTAAGTTGTAGAGTCATTTTTACCCCAAAAGTTTGGAGCTGTCTAGACTCTACGTAAACAAAAATGGCGAGATATAGAGCATATATGGCGACAGTCCGTGTGTTTGTGTCTCTAACACTGGCACTGAATTTTATCACCCTTACCATGTAAAGTGCTAGATCTGTGTGACGTAACATGCAAACCTTGGGCTCAGAACTAAAAGTTTATGGTTTTCACAATCGCCATGCACCCAAagctgtgtccttgggaaatgcaTTTTAATTCAGTTTCCTTCATGATAAAGCAATGCCCAAAAAAGACTTTCGGCCAATTTGTCTTAATACACGAACAAATCTGGTGCGCTAATGCTGTGCCATTATGCATGTCATTTGTGCCAACATTTGCTATCGAGGGTCGtaagctgttgtttttttcaccctttttatGAGAGTTTATGTCATTTGGTAGGTATTTCGAATACGGTAGTGACTACAGGGTTTAGGTAACTGCTTTCCATTGTAATTTAGCGTGGAGCTTAGCGCCACCAAGACATCAACAATGGCATCTTAAGTAAACTATCAAATCATTCTATCAAATCAGCAATACCCACATATTGCATGATGATTATAACTGAACTGGATTGTAATTCTCAATTGTACGGGCTGTGACGACGATTCAGATATACATGATGGTTTccttttgttgaataaaggtaGGCGGGGCTGTCAAGGGAGCAAACTTTGACTTCGTTGTTAAGTGACGTTACTATTCAGTATCCCACCAACGTTCATTGCGCCAAGATGCGACTACTCACAAACCAAACACAAAACGCATGGACACTTACTTTCGGTTGGATATAGGTCCATTGTAGCTTTGTTCACAAATTTTTATTTGATGCCATTACAAAACCAACCACAAACGAAACACGTTTTTCTGTTGTATGTATCACCATTTATTGTTTATCTATTTCACTGTAAATTACATATAGCCACAAAACGTTATTTTCACCTTTCACAATGATAACCCATTCGCAAGTATCGTACATCAACTGGTCAAGCTTCAAGTCTGTCAATCTTAACGACTAATGTCATTGTAATTTCGTCATTGATATTGTCTCGAAAAAATGTAatagcaacaaataaattgtcGTCTTTTTGCTGATATAAGACACATTTTCAATCATTGCTTTGCCACATACGTTGCCCTAGTTCTTCCGTACGTTTGTCCGTACAAAGATGATCACGGTGAGCAGGATAAAAAATAAATCTTCAACAATCatgaatgacacaaaagttacaACGAAGAGGATCAATAAAAGTCAGTTTTCCAACATATTATGTAAAATCTAGATGATATGCACACCTTGGCCTATGACCGTttcgtgttgttgttttgttgtcaacAGAGGACTAAGCGCTGAACCAAGCAGAAACAAGATTGCTGACTTGTGTCTGTAGAAGCTTAGAAAATGGCCGGCGCTTTCGTGTGGAACTTCTTCGTCCCTCCACCCAGCGGCGACCTGCCCAAACTAGTGGAGTACTGGTTCTATGTCGGGAACCACGTTGTCAACCATCACCCAGACTTCCTGGCGACACACCTGCACAAGAATCTGGACCCGAACCGTAAGCACCAAGGTTTTGATTATTATAGAGATTTGCAatttcgtgcccgagggctcaTTGCACGTACAGTCTCAAAGTAATTAAACTATATACATGTCTCAAATTCACACTAGTTTCCAATTAAATATAAGGTACTGCGTTTACTATTGTGgcgtttgacttcttctttgaaggtaGTGGTTAATGAATAAATTAAAATAAATTGGTCTTCCAaataagtgggttttgtgaaTGTGATAAAAACGTAAACTTTTGGTGATCTTCTAAATGGCAAAAGCTCAGCGAAATTGAGGCAACAGTTTAAAATAATCTGATTCGTCCGGTCACGTAGTGAGAACattgactgataaaatgtatttcatttcccACTGCGTTTATTATACAATGTGTACACAATCTATCGTGGACAGGAAGCGTTTAGACGACTTCTCTTCTCTGCAATTCCAaagaaaactatcatttttcgTCTATTTCACGAAGAGACATGTAGTTAGAccgatttgcataatacatTCAATAATTGTAAATGatcaacatcaccatgcataaatcatgtaaatgtgtaaatcatttgcataaaatttacaaaagctctgaatatttcatggaggtatgaggtcgccaaactgTAGATTATGTAATGTTATGCACATAATAGTTTTTTTTGTCAACGTCTGAACTTTCACCTTAGTTAAACCTAATGCAACATAGTATGGAGTACCAGGTAACAAACTCGAGAGCTTTAGAAAGCtttttacaaaaataaacatccaatatatatatatatatatttccattgtgttttgttttgttttgttttctacagCTAAGTTCGTCTATGTGAACTTCGGGATCTTCAAAACCGACGGATTCATATCTGGAAGAGGCAGGACAGAAGACATGAGACGTGTCATGATGGAAGCCCGCAAAATCAAAGAGGATGCAAAGGGTTTGATGGGTAAGTACAAGACTTTTCCAACATGGCGATAAAGAATTGTAGAATTCATCCACTTTACGGAAGCGCCCTCTGGCTGAACAGTTAAAAAGTGCACTAAAGAATCACAGACGAACCGTAACAAACGGAAATATAAATCAGAAAAATTCTCTCTCTGGAACTCCTTTTTTTAATACCCTTTATATTTTAGAAGCAAAACTATAATGATTATACAATTTATTTACAGGTGGTTTTGTAGAAGTGGCCGTGACTACTGGGAAGTCACCATACCCGTACGAACGCCCCAGTACCGCTCGCTTCATTGTCTCAAACTTCACGGTAAGTTTTTGGCTTTCAAATTTTCTACCACTAGAAAAGAGGGAGGTTTACCACTGGCGTAttaattttctttgtatttgcACCTTTGCACTTAATATCATTGATTTTTGCACCATAACTTAACATTGTGTTGATGGTTGGGGGAATTGTGGTATATCAAGGTCCAAAAGAAACCGCCTGTGGATTCCCGTGTAGTATTTTCAGGTACTGTAGTATTACACACAGAGCAATGCCTACCACCTAAAATCACATCAGTATAGTCCATGGGGATCGGGTCTGCCTTACTGTAGGTCATGATAACTTTAATTTGAGACACCCGGCGATACCTGGTGATCGCATGATAACTTAAAGGCTAGGGCTCACtctaaatgtagaaatgttcgcggtggattaatgttcgcggttttcgcagcggccgcttcaccgcgaatttaaaaccaccgcgaacatttttccataacggtaagagactacagtgcatggtgctaccgcgaaattaaaaccaccgcgaaaagtctattttcccgctaccgcgaaattgaatctccgcgaacttaaatgcatttacagtattcataaAGAAAGTATCCATACTTCAGGGAGGTATGAATTCGTCTATATTTTAACTTGCTGTGTGAAATAGACCGAGCGGACTTACTAATAAAAGAACATGGTGTGTAATTGATCTGTTCAGAATTGATAATAATTTAAAGAATTGCTGCTTTGTCTATTCTACATTTAGGTACCTGACGATGTGTCATCTGAGGATTTCGAGGCCAACTGGCAAGACTGGACGGGAGTCAGTCTGTTGGAGAAGGAAGCATCCCCCGACATGggtgttgtatccaactttcgtcagtatctaactttcgtaatatgccgattcctggatatccaggaatcgtcctgagcagaaggacgattcctggatatccagaaatcgtcgcaaacaggacgtttcctggatagacgacggtgtttatccagaatgtgtacgtgggggtggagcttcctgttttcgagggaggagactatgcggagggcgggggcatgttgttttcgtcagaaagccgccatctttgtatctccccgcaagaagattgtgtagtttattctgttgatcctggtgttacagaacttataataaacgaatgttgataatgatactttgatgtttacatgttacttacgtatcaggccaaaaatgctttttgtgtaatgaattaacaaatggcagtcaagatgggataaagttactgttgttttccgtatagcgacacattcacggtaacgtgttaatagcatccagatggcgtccctttgtcacacaaggcctggtccacatcctggatatccaggaaacggcttgaacaggaggacgcttcctggatatccagaaaacggcttgaacaggctcaggacgaatcctggatatccagaaaacggcttgaacaggctcaggacgaatcctggatatccagaaaacggcctgaacaggaggacgattcctggatattcagaaaacggcctgaacgcctgacgaaaataaggaattctcccgccatttttgatttgcgagcaagtggtcactgtgggtcacgcacgcaccgcaatggtatcctgcaccgcgggtgccccgta
This region includes:
- the LOC118423474 gene encoding uncharacterized protein LOC118423474 — translated: MAGAFVWNFFVPPPSGDLPKLVEYWFYVGNHVVNHHPDFLATHLHKNLDPNPKFVYVNFGIFKTDGFISGRGRTEDMRRVMMEARKIKEDAKGLMGGFVEVAVTTGKSPYPYERPSTARFIVSNFTVPDDVSSEDFEANWQDWTGVSLLEKEASPDMGYVYSALYRRVTPHGPYRYVVRSEFTGLHDKHEAGFGLVGKLRDYFGSEALTSKKIEADATMCSVVIDMQKY